The Cylindrospermopsis curvispora GIHE-G1 genome contains a region encoding:
- a CDS encoding cupin domain-containing protein: MAQLTEKLSHNALSLSTTADHKGILAGELRPWGSFTVLEEGRGYKIKRIEVKPGHRLSLQMHHHRSEHWIVVSGTAKVVCGDREILLSNNQSTYVPQCTVHRLENPGVIPLILIEVQNGEYLGEDDIIRYQDDYARDHH, encoded by the coding sequence ATGGCTCAATTGACAGAAAAACTTTCCCACAATGCACTTAGTCTGAGCACCACTGCTGACCATAAGGGAATCCTTGCTGGTGAATTACGTCCTTGGGGATCATTCACTGTTTTAGAGGAAGGAAGGGGCTATAAAATTAAACGTATTGAGGTTAAACCCGGACATCGTCTTAGTTTGCAAATGCACCACCACCGCAGCGAACACTGGATAGTCGTCTCTGGTACGGCTAAAGTTGTGTGTGGAGATCGGGAAATCCTCCTGAGTAATAATCAGTCCACATACGTGCCTCAATGCACAGTGCACCGCCTAGAAAATCCCGGTGTCATCCCCTTAATTTTAATAGAAGTCCAAAATGGAGAATATTTGGGGGAAGATGATATCATTCGTTACCAAGATGATTATGCTCGTGATCATCATTAA
- a CDS encoding glutamate synthase-related protein — translation MNDQSLNQGQNMTMLDRENREIYQGQRWLVEERDACGVGFIAHRKNYANHEILTKALDALTCLEHRGGCSADQDSGDGAGILTAIPWQLLAEEGWEVDQGGNIAVGMIFLPQGEESAKKAKELFVQVINEENLELLGWRTVPVSPEVLGKQSRENQPRIEQVLVRSSDKTGDELEREMYIVRRRIMKAAKKLKELEEEFYVCSLSSRTIVYKGMVRSAVLGSFYQDLKNPAFKCAFAVYHRRFSTNTMPKWPLAQPMRLLGHNGEINTLLGNINWMRARESTLVHPLWQGRDEEYKPLVNSDSSDSANLDNVLELLVRSGRSPLEALMIMVPEAYKNQPSLKDHPEIVDFYEYYSGLQEAWDGPALIVFSDGKSVGATLDRNGLRPARYVITNDDYIVVASEAGVVDFPEASIVEKGRLGPGQMIAVDLISNEVLKNWEIKQRIAKLHPYKDWLQKHRQDLKDLLPSSANGNGHHTGNGHVSWEVPDRETLLQNQIAFGYTSEDVEMIIHVMGNTGGEPTFSMGDDIPLAVLSAKPHLLYDYFKQRFAQVTNPPIDPLREKLVMSLTVELGERGNLLDPQSGGDQRLRLDSPVLTDGELEAIKLCGFGTAEISTLFAIDGGPEGLKVAVESLQKQAAESVRAGAKILILSDKIAPDGQKGINANLSYIPPLLAVGAVHHYLISQGIRMKTSLVVHTAQCWSTHHFACLLGYGAGAVCPYMALDTVRDWWLDPRTQQLRERGKLNDISLEQAVANYRQAVESGLLKILSKMGISLLSSYQAAQIFEAIGIGEDLIKLGFKGTTSRIGGISCGELAQEVLSFHSKAFPELSTKKLENLGFVQFRPGGEYHSNNPELVKALHKAVDGKQYNHYELYKQHLQTRPTTALRDLLDFNSDRSKIDLEEVESVSDIAKRFCTGGMSLGALSREAHENLAIAMNRIGGKSNSGEGGEDPVRYGVLRDVDENGHSPTLPHLNGLRNGDTASSAIKQIASGRFGVTPGYLASAKQLEIKIAQGAKPGEGGQLPGPKVSPYIAMLRRSKPGVTLISPPPHHDIYSIEDLAQLIFDLHQINPKAQVSVKLVAEIGIGTIAAGVAKANADIIQISGHDGGTGASPLSSIKHAGSPWELGLTEVHRVLMDNGLRDRVVLRVDGGIKSGWDVVVAALMGAEEFGFGSIAMIAEGCIMARVCHLNTCPKGVATQKEELRQRFTGIPEHVVNFFYFIAEEVRSLLAKLGYRSLNELTGRADLLTKRSHVQLTKTQSVNLDCLIKLPDTKSNRTWLTHEEVHSNGEVLDNRILADEDIQTTIRNQATVTKTYKVVNTDRTVGSRLAGAIASKYGDSGFEGQINLNFQGSVGQSFGAFILPGITLTLEGEANDYVGKGMHGGEIIIRPPAGANYDADKNVIVGNTCLYGATGGALFASGLAGERFAVRNSKGTAVIEGAGDHCCEYMTGGVVVVLGKVGRNVGAGMTGGLAYFLDEDGSFPDLVNKTIVKIQPLVTEAGKKQLYDLIKAHCDRTESQKAQLILNKWEEYLPKFWQVVPPSEADSLEANAEGEKANKEMSSAVS, via the coding sequence ATGAATGATCAATCATTAAATCAAGGTCAAAATATGACAATGTTGGATAGAGAAAATAGGGAAATTTATCAGGGACAAAGATGGTTAGTAGAAGAGCGAGACGCTTGTGGAGTGGGGTTTATTGCCCATAGGAAAAATTATGCCAACCATGAAATTTTAACCAAGGCGTTAGACGCACTGACCTGTTTAGAGCATCGGGGAGGGTGTAGTGCGGATCAAGACTCAGGAGATGGAGCGGGGATTTTAACAGCTATTCCCTGGCAATTATTAGCGGAGGAAGGATGGGAAGTTGACCAGGGTGGTAATATAGCTGTGGGAATGATATTCTTACCCCAAGGGGAAGAATCCGCCAAAAAGGCCAAAGAACTATTTGTCCAAGTGATTAATGAAGAAAATTTAGAACTTTTGGGTTGGCGAACGGTGCCCGTATCTCCCGAAGTTTTAGGCAAACAATCGCGGGAAAATCAGCCCCGTATAGAACAGGTGCTTGTCCGTTCTTCAGACAAAACCGGTGATGAACTAGAGAGAGAAATGTATATAGTTCGCCGTCGGATAATGAAAGCTGCAAAAAAGCTGAAAGAACTGGAAGAGGAATTTTATGTTTGCTCCCTTTCCAGTCGCACCATAGTTTATAAGGGTATGGTACGCTCAGCTGTTTTGGGCAGTTTTTATCAAGACTTAAAAAATCCAGCCTTTAAATGTGCCTTTGCTGTATATCATCGTCGTTTTAGTACCAATACTATGCCAAAATGGCCCTTAGCTCAACCAATGCGGTTGCTGGGTCACAATGGGGAAATTAATACACTACTAGGCAATATTAACTGGATGAGGGCGAGGGAATCTACCCTAGTCCATCCCCTTTGGCAGGGTAGGGATGAAGAATATAAACCCTTAGTTAATTCAGATAGTAGTGATTCGGCAAATTTGGATAACGTCCTAGAGTTATTAGTACGCTCTGGGCGTAGTCCTTTAGAGGCGTTGATGATAATGGTGCCAGAAGCATATAAAAATCAACCTTCCTTAAAAGACCACCCAGAAATTGTGGATTTCTACGAATATTACAGTGGACTGCAAGAAGCATGGGATGGACCTGCTCTCATAGTATTTAGTGATGGTAAAAGTGTAGGAGCGACTTTAGACAGGAATGGACTGAGACCAGCGCGTTATGTAATTACCAATGATGATTATATTGTGGTCGCTTCAGAAGCGGGTGTGGTGGATTTTCCCGAAGCAAGTATTGTGGAGAAGGGTAGACTGGGTCCAGGACAAATGATTGCGGTGGACTTGATTAGCAATGAGGTGTTAAAGAACTGGGAAATTAAACAGCGGATTGCTAAGTTACATCCATATAAAGACTGGTTGCAAAAACATCGTCAAGACTTAAAGGATTTATTACCATCCAGTGCAAATGGGAATGGTCACCATACAGGTAATGGACATGTCAGTTGGGAAGTGCCAGATAGGGAAACTCTGTTGCAAAACCAAATTGCATTTGGCTATACAAGTGAGGATGTGGAAATGATTATTCACGTCATGGGTAATACTGGAGGTGAACCGACTTTTAGTATGGGTGACGATATTCCCCTAGCAGTTTTATCCGCCAAACCCCATTTGCTCTACGATTATTTTAAGCAGCGTTTTGCCCAGGTGACTAACCCCCCCATTGACCCCCTACGGGAAAAATTGGTGATGTCTTTGACAGTGGAACTAGGGGAAAGGGGAAATTTATTAGATCCTCAATCGGGGGGAGATCAAAGATTAAGATTAGACTCACCCGTTTTGACCGATGGGGAGTTAGAAGCAATTAAGTTGTGTGGATTTGGTACAGCTGAAATATCTACCCTATTTGCTATTGATGGAGGTCCGGAAGGATTAAAGGTAGCTGTGGAGTCTTTGCAAAAACAAGCAGCAGAGTCTGTGCGAGCAGGAGCAAAGATCCTAATCCTGAGTGATAAGATTGCTCCGGATGGTCAAAAAGGAATTAATGCCAATTTAAGTTATATTCCACCATTATTAGCTGTGGGTGCGGTACATCATTATTTAATTAGCCAGGGAATCAGAATGAAAACCTCCTTGGTGGTGCACACCGCCCAGTGTTGGAGTACCCATCATTTTGCCTGTTTGTTGGGCTACGGTGCGGGTGCGGTTTGTCCATATATGGCCTTGGACACGGTGCGTGATTGGTGGCTTGATCCTAGAACCCAGCAGTTGCGAGAGCGGGGTAAGTTAAATGATATTTCCCTGGAGCAAGCAGTTGCCAATTATCGTCAAGCGGTGGAGTCCGGTTTGTTGAAGATCCTTTCTAAAATGGGAATTTCCCTGCTTTCTAGTTATCAAGCAGCACAAATTTTTGAAGCTATTGGTATTGGTGAGGATCTAATTAAGTTAGGTTTCAAAGGCACTACATCGCGTATTGGTGGTATCAGTTGTGGGGAATTAGCTCAGGAGGTGCTTTCTTTCCACAGTAAGGCCTTCCCCGAGTTATCAACGAAGAAGTTGGAGAACCTAGGATTTGTTCAGTTTCGCCCCGGTGGAGAATATCATAGTAACAATCCAGAATTGGTGAAAGCTTTACATAAAGCTGTGGATGGTAAACAGTATAACCATTATGAGCTTTATAAACAGCACTTACAAACCAGACCAACTACCGCTTTGAGAGATTTATTGGACTTTAATAGCGATCGCTCAAAGATAGATTTAGAAGAGGTGGAAAGTGTCAGTGATATTGCTAAACGTTTCTGTACTGGTGGGATGTCTTTAGGAGCATTATCACGGGAAGCCCATGAAAATCTAGCCATTGCCATGAATCGTATTGGTGGTAAGTCGAATTCTGGGGAAGGTGGGGAAGATCCAGTGCGTTATGGGGTGTTAAGGGATGTGGATGAAAATGGGCATTCACCAACCTTGCCTCATTTAAATGGCTTGAGGAATGGTGACACGGCTTCCAGTGCCATTAAACAGATAGCTTCTGGTCGTTTTGGTGTAACACCGGGATATTTAGCCAGTGCTAAACAGTTAGAAATCAAAATTGCCCAGGGTGCAAAACCTGGTGAAGGTGGACAGCTACCCGGTCCCAAAGTCAGTCCTTACATTGCTATGTTGCGACGTTCTAAACCGGGTGTAACCTTGATTTCTCCACCCCCCCATCATGATATTTATTCCATTGAGGATTTAGCACAGTTGATTTTCGACCTGCATCAAATTAATCCCAAAGCACAGGTTTCTGTAAAATTAGTGGCGGAAATTGGTATTGGAACAATTGCAGCAGGTGTGGCTAAAGCTAATGCTGATATTATTCAAATTTCTGGTCATGATGGGGGTACTGGAGCTTCTCCCTTGAGTTCTATTAAACACGCCGGTAGTCCGTGGGAATTGGGATTAACTGAAGTGCATCGGGTACTGATGGATAATGGGCTGCGCGATCGCGTAGTTTTAAGGGTTGATGGTGGCATCAAAAGTGGTTGGGATGTTGTAGTTGCTGCTTTAATGGGTGCAGAAGAATTTGGTTTTGGGTCTATAGCAATGATTGCCGAGGGTTGTATTATGGCCCGGGTGTGTCATTTAAACACCTGTCCCAAGGGTGTAGCCACCCAAAAAGAAGAACTACGTCAAAGGTTTACGGGTATTCCCGAACATGTGGTAAATTTCTTCTATTTTATAGCGGAAGAGGTGCGCAGCTTGCTGGCCAAACTGGGATATCGTTCCCTAAACGAATTGACTGGTAGAGCAGACCTATTAACTAAACGTTCCCATGTCCAGTTAACCAAAACCCAATCTGTGAATCTAGATTGTTTAATTAAGTTACCAGATACTAAATCCAATCGTACCTGGTTAACCCACGAAGAAGTTCACAGTAATGGAGAAGTTCTAGACAACAGAATTTTGGCTGATGAGGATATTCAAACAACCATCAGAAATCAAGCTACAGTCACCAAAACCTACAAAGTCGTAAACACCGATAGAACCGTAGGCTCAAGATTAGCAGGTGCGATCGCATCTAAATACGGTGATTCTGGTTTTGAAGGGCAGATAAACTTAAATTTCCAAGGTAGTGTGGGACAGAGTTTTGGAGCGTTTATTTTACCTGGGATAACCCTAACCCTGGAGGGGGAAGCTAATGATTATGTAGGTAAAGGGATGCACGGTGGGGAAATTATTATTAGACCCCCAGCGGGAGCTAACTATGATGCGGATAAAAACGTGATAGTTGGTAACACCTGTCTTTATGGTGCGACTGGAGGAGCTTTATTTGCCAGTGGTTTAGCTGGTGAAAGGTTTGCAGTACGGAATTCCAAAGGTACAGCAGTAATTGAAGGAGCGGGAGACCACTGTTGTGAGTATATGACAGGTGGGGTAGTGGTAGTTTTGGGCAAAGTAGGACGTAACGTTGGTGCGGGAATGACTGGAGGATTGGCCTACTTCTTAGACGAAGATGGTAGCTTTCCTGATCTAGTGAATAAGACAATAGTCAAAATTCAGCCCCTAGTAACCGAAGCAGGCAAAAAACAGTTGTATGACCTAATTAAAGCCCACTGCGATCGCACGGAATCTCAAAAAGCGCAATTAATTCTCAATAAATGGGAAGAATACCTACCTAAATTCTGGCAAGTAGTACCGCCATCGGAAGCAGATAGCTTAGAAGCTAATGCAGAAGGGGAGAAGGCCAACAAAGAAATGAGTTCCGCAGTTAGTTAG
- a CDS encoding HesB/IscA family protein: MISLSSAATNEIGRLKSKQQLHSLFRVRVQPGGCSGWLYHISFDQLINPEDQVFDIDNLQLVMDQETMKYINGLTIDYSEDLMGGGFRFHNPLATSTCSCGNSFSMTS; this comes from the coding sequence ATGATTAGCTTGAGTTCAGCAGCTACCAATGAAATTGGACGCTTAAAATCCAAACAGCAGCTCCATAGTTTATTCCGGGTGCGGGTCCAACCAGGTGGTTGTTCCGGGTGGTTATACCATATCTCCTTTGACCAGTTGATTAACCCAGAAGATCAAGTGTTTGACATTGACAACCTCCAACTGGTCATGGATCAGGAAACCATGAAGTACATCAACGGTTTAACCATTGATTATTCCGAAGACCTTATGGGTGGGGGTTTTCGTTTCCACAATCCCCTGGCCACCTCCACCTGTAGCTGCGGTAATTCCTTCTCCATGACATCTTAA
- the rpsL gene encoding 30S ribosomal protein S12 — MPTIQQLIRSERELARQKTKSPALKQCPQRRGVCTRVYTTTPKKPNSALRKVARVRLTSGFEVTAYIPGIGHNLQEHSVVMIRGGRVKDLPGVRYHIIRGTLDTAGVKDRKQGRSKYGTKRPKETKK; from the coding sequence ATGCCAACAATACAGCAGCTAATACGTAGTGAGCGCGAACTAGCGCGTCAGAAAACCAAGTCCCCTGCTCTGAAGCAATGTCCTCAACGTAGAGGAGTGTGTACCAGGGTATATACAACCACCCCCAAAAAGCCCAACTCAGCTCTGCGGAAAGTGGCAAGGGTGAGACTGACCTCCGGATTTGAGGTGACGGCTTATATTCCGGGAATTGGTCACAACTTGCAGGAACACTCGGTGGTGATGATTCGTGGTGGTCGGGTAAAAGATTTGCCTGGGGTCAGATACCACATTATCCGTGGCACCCTAGATACAGCTGGAGTGAAAGACCGGAAGCAAGGACGTTCCAAATATGGAACTAAACGCCCGAAAGAGACCAAAAAATAG
- the rpsG gene encoding 30S ribosomal protein S7 — MSRRGVSQKRPVPPDSVYNSRLVSMIMRRVMRHGKKSLAARIVYDAFKTIEDRTGGSPLEVFERAVRNATPLVEVKARRVGGATYQVPMEVRADRGTALALRWLVQFSRSRPGRTMASRLANELMDAANETGSAIRKREETHRMAEANKAFAHYRY; from the coding sequence ATGTCTCGTCGTGGTGTTAGTCAAAAGCGGCCAGTTCCGCCAGACTCAGTGTACAATAGCCGCCTTGTCAGTATGATAATGCGGCGGGTAATGCGTCATGGGAAAAAGTCTCTGGCCGCTAGGATAGTTTATGATGCCTTCAAAACAATTGAAGATAGAACAGGTGGTAGCCCCCTAGAGGTATTTGAGAGGGCAGTGCGTAATGCCACCCCTCTAGTAGAAGTAAAAGCTAGAAGGGTAGGTGGTGCAACCTATCAAGTACCCATGGAAGTCCGGGCGGACCGGGGAACAGCTTTAGCTCTAAGATGGTTGGTGCAATTTTCTAGATCGCGCCCAGGTCGCACCATGGCCAGTAGACTGGCCAATGAGCTAATGGACGCAGCCAACGAAACAGGAAGTGCCATTCGTAAGCGGGAAGAAACTCACCGCATGGCGGAAGCAAACAAAGCATTTGCACACTACCGTTATTAA
- the fusA gene encoding elongation factor G codes for MARTNPLEKVRNIGIAAHIDAGKTTTTERILFYSGIIHKIGEVHEGTAVTDWMEQERERGITITAAAISTSWKDHQINIIDTPGHVDFTIEVERSMRVLDGVIAVFCSVGGVQPQSETVWRQADRYKVPRIAFINKMDRTGANFYKVHEQMCDRLRANAIAIQLPIGSESEFQGIVDLVRMRAYIYTNDQGTDIQETEIPAELAEQAAEYRVKLIEAVAETEDALMEKYFAGEDLTEAEIRSALRKGTVAGTIVPVLCGSAFKNKGVQLMLDAVVDYLPAPIDVPAIQGTLPNGDTVERRAEDSQPLSALAFKIMADPYGRLTFVRVYSGVLKKGSYVLNATKGKKERISRLVVLKADERQDVEELRAGDLGAAVGLKDTLTGDTLCDEGSPVILESLFIPEPVISVAVEPKTKNDMDKLSKALQALSEEDPTFRVSVDPETNQTVIAGMGELHLEILVDRMLREFKVEANVGAPQVAYRETIRKAVNRIEGKFIRQSGGKGQYGHVVIDLEPGEPGTGFEFVSKIVGGVVPKEYIGPSEQGMKECCESGVLAGYPLIDVKATLIDGSYHDVDSSEMAFKIAGSMAMKEAVAKASPVLLEPMMKVEVEVPENFLGDVMGDLNSRRGQIEGMGSEQGLAKVTAKVPLAEMFGYATDIRSKTQGRGIFSMEFSHYDEVPRNVAEAIIAKSKGNA; via the coding sequence GTGGCACGCACAAACCCGCTAGAGAAAGTACGCAACATCGGTATTGCGGCGCACATAGATGCGGGAAAAACTACAACAACAGAGAGAATACTATTTTACTCTGGGATAATTCATAAAATCGGCGAAGTTCATGAAGGAACAGCCGTAACCGACTGGATGGAGCAGGAAAGGGAAAGGGGAATTACCATTACCGCTGCTGCTATTAGTACCAGCTGGAAAGATCATCAAATTAACATTATTGACACTCCTGGTCACGTAGACTTCACCATAGAAGTGGAACGTTCCATGCGGGTGTTGGATGGGGTGATAGCCGTGTTCTGTTCTGTGGGTGGAGTTCAACCCCAGTCCGAGACCGTATGGCGTCAGGCGGATCGCTATAAAGTGCCTCGTATAGCTTTCATTAACAAGATGGATCGCACAGGAGCGAACTTCTACAAAGTGCATGAGCAAATGTGCGATCGCCTACGTGCTAATGCCATAGCCATCCAACTTCCCATAGGTAGCGAGAGCGAGTTCCAAGGTATTGTAGATTTGGTGCGGATGCGTGCATATATTTACACTAATGACCAAGGGACAGATATTCAAGAAACAGAAATTCCGGCTGAATTAGCAGAACAAGCGGCAGAGTATCGAGTAAAGCTGATTGAAGCAGTAGCGGAAACAGAAGATGCTCTGATGGAGAAGTATTTTGCGGGTGAAGATCTCACCGAAGCGGAAATTCGTAGTGCCCTGAGAAAGGGAACAGTGGCTGGAACAATTGTACCAGTGCTTTGTGGTTCAGCCTTCAAGAACAAAGGCGTACAGTTAATGTTGGATGCAGTGGTAGATTACCTACCAGCTCCAATAGACGTACCAGCGATTCAAGGTACACTACCCAACGGGGATACAGTAGAGCGGAGAGCTGAGGATAGCCAACCGCTATCAGCTTTAGCCTTCAAAATTATGGCAGATCCCTATGGAAGACTTACCTTTGTCCGGGTTTACTCTGGCGTGCTGAAGAAGGGTAGTTACGTACTTAATGCTACCAAAGGTAAGAAAGAACGTATTTCCAGACTGGTGGTACTAAAAGCGGATGAGCGTCAGGACGTAGAAGAACTGCGTGCTGGTGACCTAGGAGCAGCAGTAGGGTTAAAAGACACCTTGACGGGTGACACCCTATGTGATGAGGGATCCCCAGTAATTCTGGAATCCCTATTTATTCCCGAGCCGGTTATTTCCGTCGCAGTAGAGCCTAAGACCAAAAATGACATGGATAAGCTTTCCAAAGCTTTACAGGCTCTTTCAGAAGAGGATCCCACCTTCCGGGTTAGTGTGGACCCAGAAACCAATCAGACGGTAATTGCTGGCATGGGGGAACTACACCTAGAAATTCTGGTAGACCGGATGTTGAGGGAATTTAAGGTGGAAGCCAACGTGGGTGCACCCCAGGTAGCCTACCGAGAAACCATCCGCAAAGCTGTCAACAGAATTGAGGGCAAATTTATCCGTCAAAGTGGCGGTAAAGGTCAATATGGTCACGTAGTCATTGACTTGGAACCGGGTGAACCTGGGACTGGTTTTGAATTCGTCTCCAAAATAGTTGGTGGTGTGGTTCCCAAAGAATACATTGGACCATCGGAGCAGGGTATGAAAGAATGCTGCGAATCCGGTGTATTAGCTGGATATCCACTCATTGATGTGAAGGCTACCCTAATAGATGGTTCTTACCATGATGTAGACTCTTCAGAAATGGCCTTCAAAATTGCTGGGTCCATGGCTATGAAAGAAGCTGTGGCAAAGGCCTCACCTGTGCTCTTAGAACCCATGATGAAAGTTGAGGTAGAAGTACCTGAGAACTTCCTGGGTGATGTGATGGGGGATTTAAACTCTCGTCGCGGACAAATTGAGGGCATGGGTTCGGAGCAGGGACTGGCTAAGGTAACTGCTAAAGTACCCCTAGCGGAAATGTTTGGCTATGCTACAGATATCCGGTCTAAAACTCAAGGACGGGGTATTTTTTCCATGGAATTTAGCCATTACGATGAAGTACCTCGCAACGTGGCTGAGGCAATTATCGCAAAAAGCAAAGGGAACGCATAA
- a CDS encoding phosphodiester glycosidase family protein, whose product MVSVTANKQISLCLGAISVLATTIFTSHAQVPPPRGSSGNQITLNGSKLPASWIQLRQGDQIITYLSDAALSQFVGVDLLNTTNPELQPVDWYSNVPVRSLKATILGGYRYLEISPLAEKNKWQIQTNGANLMISTPSVTINDIRQGKGSWGDRLVIDMDYAAPWKVRPGQPINSGPIVTNSAPGQAPVQPNREWIISIDGKATDALVKKYLATSSPNPLIRKIQMTNRVKNTQQTNIHLSLPLALSPRVTTLSNPNRLVIDARQDALVPRDITWSKGLRWQQGFINLGKDSFPVVWLEINRKTSGLNLQPILPNPQTQTGTAPLTLTAQRYSAMAAINGGYFNRNNQLPLGAVRQNDQWISGPILNRGAIAWNDQGEFYFGRLSLNETLIVNQDNKQTSLPVLFLNSGYVQNGIARYTFAWGPDYVPLTNNETILTVQNGQITKQSPPKGAISIPQDGYLLILRGTAVSKASLLSVGTKVNLESSTTPGEFNTYPHIIGAGPLLIQNQRIVVDAKAEKFSQAFIKERAVRSAICTTNTDNLILAAVNNRVGGWGPTLEEHAQIMQKIGCTNALNLDGGSSTSLYLGGQLLDRFPNTAARVHNGIGVFLK is encoded by the coding sequence ATGGTATCAGTCACAGCCAATAAACAAATATCTTTATGCTTAGGTGCAATCTCAGTTTTGGCTACAACTATTTTTACCAGCCATGCTCAAGTTCCTCCGCCCAGGGGTTCTTCGGGTAATCAAATTACTCTCAATGGTAGTAAGTTGCCAGCATCTTGGATCCAATTACGGCAAGGTGACCAAATAATCACATATTTGAGTGATGCGGCTTTGAGCCAATTTGTAGGGGTGGATTTACTAAACACCACCAATCCGGAATTACAACCGGTTGATTGGTATTCCAACGTACCTGTAAGATCTCTAAAAGCCACAATTTTAGGGGGATATCGCTATTTGGAAATTTCCCCCCTGGCGGAAAAAAATAAGTGGCAAATTCAAACCAACGGTGCTAATTTGATGATTTCTACCCCTTCGGTAACAATCAATGATATCCGTCAGGGTAAGGGGTCTTGGGGAGACCGTTTGGTCATAGATATGGATTATGCTGCACCCTGGAAGGTAAGACCTGGTCAACCTATTAACTCAGGACCCATCGTTACCAATTCAGCACCGGGCCAAGCCCCTGTACAACCTAATCGGGAATGGATTATTAGTATAGATGGTAAAGCGACTGACGCACTGGTCAAAAAGTATCTGGCTACATCTAGTCCAAATCCCCTCATACGAAAAATTCAGATGACTAACCGGGTGAAAAATACACAGCAGACCAATATACATTTAAGTTTACCTCTTGCTTTATCTCCCCGCGTTACTACCCTTTCTAACCCTAACCGCTTGGTTATTGATGCGCGTCAGGATGCTTTGGTTCCTAGAGATATTACTTGGAGTAAAGGACTCCGTTGGCAACAAGGATTTATTAATCTCGGCAAAGACAGCTTTCCTGTAGTTTGGTTGGAAATTAATCGGAAAACATCAGGGTTAAATTTACAACCCATATTACCCAATCCTCAGACACAAACAGGCACAGCACCACTAACATTAACTGCACAACGCTACTCAGCTATGGCGGCAATTAATGGTGGTTACTTTAATCGTAATAATCAGCTACCATTAGGTGCAGTACGCCAAAATGACCAGTGGATTTCAGGACCTATACTCAATCGAGGTGCGATCGCATGGAATGATCAAGGGGAGTTTTATTTTGGTAGGTTGAGTTTAAACGAAACCCTAATTGTCAATCAGGATAATAAACAAACATCTCTCCCAGTTTTGTTTTTGAATAGTGGCTATGTACAAAATGGCATAGCTCGTTATACATTTGCTTGGGGACCTGACTATGTACCACTAACCAATAATGAAACTATCCTAACAGTTCAAAATGGTCAGATTACTAAACAATCCCCACCCAAGGGGGCCATTTCCATACCTCAGGATGGCTATTTACTGATCTTGCGGGGAACTGCTGTCAGCAAAGCTTCCCTTTTGAGTGTTGGCACAAAAGTAAATTTGGAAAGTTCCACCACACCTGGTGAGTTTAACACCTATCCCCACATTATTGGAGCAGGTCCCTTATTAATTCAAAATCAGCGAATTGTTGTTGATGCCAAAGCTGAAAAATTTAGTCAGGCTTTCATTAAGGAACGAGCAGTTCGTAGTGCTATATGCACTACGAACACTGACAATTTAATTCTTGCTGCAGTTAATAACCGTGTTGGTGGATGGGGACCAACATTAGAAGAACATGCCCAGATCATGCAAAAGATAGGTTGTACAAATGCCCTTAATCTAGATGGGGGTAGTTCTACAAGCTTATATCTAGGTGGACAATTACTGGACCGGTTCCCCAACACTGCTGCTCGTGTTCATAATGGCATTGGTGTTTTCTTAAAGTAA